A DNA window from Actinomadura coerulea contains the following coding sequences:
- a CDS encoding GNAT family N-acetyltransferase encodes MFKSPRKAADGAFLPEDFVVPALVAGPDFQIRPITVHDVVKDYGAVIGSLDRLAGRFGPEWGWPDREFTFEQALIDVAWLQKQGQLRRSFSYVVTTPDGERQLGRIHVAPSDRPGSDAVVVFWVRSDEENSVLEKELEGFVRGWVSTAWPFDEVRFPGRD; translated from the coding sequence CCGACGGGGCCTTCCTGCCCGAGGACTTCGTGGTACCCGCCCTGGTGGCCGGGCCCGACTTCCAGATCCGTCCGATCACCGTGCACGACGTGGTCAAGGACTACGGCGCCGTGATCGGCAGCCTGGACCGGCTGGCCGGCCGGTTCGGGCCCGAGTGGGGCTGGCCCGACCGCGAGTTCACCTTCGAGCAGGCGCTGATCGACGTCGCGTGGCTGCAGAAGCAGGGGCAGCTGCGGCGCTCGTTCAGCTACGTCGTGACCACACCGGACGGGGAGCGGCAGCTCGGCCGCATCCACGTCGCCCCGTCGGACCGTCCCGGCTCGGACGCGGTGGTGGTGTTCTGGGTGCGGTCGGACGAGGAGAACTCCGTCCTGGAGAAGGAGCTGGAGGGGTTCGTCCGCGGCTGGGTCAGCACGGCGTGGCCCTTCGACGAGGTCCGCTTCCCCGGCCGCGACTAG